The following coding sequences are from one Gossypium raimondii isolate GPD5lz chromosome 4, ASM2569854v1, whole genome shotgun sequence window:
- the LOC105780413 gene encoding flavonol synthase/flavanone 3-hydroxylase: MEVERVQAIVSSSLAKDNIPLEFVRPEDEQPAITTFHGLIPDIPVIDFNHPDQDHIIHLIANASRDWGIFQVVNHGIPFHLIQKLQQVGKEFFDLPQEEKEVYAKPPGALTLEGYGSKIGKDVNGKKNWADHLFHKIWPASCINHQFWPKNPPSYRPVNEEYAQEVRKVVDKLFKWLSMGLGLEADVLKQGVGGEEIEYLMKINYYPPCPRPDLTLGVTSHTDLSAMTVLVPNEVPGLQVFKDGHWIDAKYIPGALIIHIGDQIEILSNGKYKAVLHRTTVDKEKTRMSWPVFLEPPGEFVVGPLPQLLDPQIPPKYKPKKFKDYSYCKFHKLPQY, from the exons ATGGAGGTGGAACGAGTCCAAGCCATTGTTTCTTCATCTCTAGCTAAAGACAATATCCCACTAGAGTTTGTTCGACCCGAAGATGAACAACCTGCAATTACAACATTTCATGGTCTCATCCCTGACATCCCTGTTATCGACTTCAACCACCCTGATCAGGATCATATCATCCATTTGATTGCCAATGCTAGCAGGGATTGGGGGATATTCCAGGTTGTGAACCACGGGATACCCTTTCATCTAATTCAGAAACTGCAACAAGTTGGAAAGGAGTTCTTTGATCTCCCTCAGGAAGAGAAAGAAGTGTATGCTAAGCCACCCGGTGCACTCACCCTTGAAGGCTATGGAAGCAAGATCGGGAAAGATGTTAATGGAAAGAAGAACTGGGCTGATCACCTTTTTCATAAGATATGGCCTGCTTCATGCATTAACCACCAGTTTTGGCCCAAAAATCCTCCTTCTTACAG ACCAGTGAACGAGGAGTATGCACAGGAGGTGAGGAAGGTGGTGGATAAACTGTTCAAATGGCTGTCAATGGGGCTAGGGCTTGAAGCAGATGTTTTGAAACAAGGAGTAGGAGGTGAGGAGATTGAGTATTTGATGAAGATAAATTATTATCCGCCATGTCCACGCCCTGATCTTACCCTTGGGGTAACATCCCACACTGATCTTTCTGCCATGACTGTGTTGGTGCCCAACGAGGTCCCTGGATTGCAGGTCTTCAAGGATGGCCATTGGATCGACGCCAAATATATCCCCGGCGCCCTTATTATTCACATTGGCGACCAAATTGAG atactAAGCAACGGGAAGTACAAGGCGGTGCTGCATCGAACAACAGTAGACAAGGAGAAAACGAGGATGTCATGGCCCGTATTCTTGGAGCCTCCAGGGGAATTTGTCGTTGGCCCACTTCCTCAACTCCTTGATCCCCAAATTCCTCCTAAATATAAGCCTAAGAAATTCAAGGACTATAGTTATTGTAAATTTCACAAACTACCCCAGTACTGA